The Thermaerobacter subterraneus DSM 13965 sequence CGCCATCGACACCCTGCGGCCGGAACAGGCGGCCTACCTGGCCGGCTGGCGGGAGGGCACCGCCTAGGCCGGGGACAGCCGAGCGGCGAAAGGAGGACGGGCGATGCCGTCACGGGTGCTGATCGAGGGCGGCTGGGTGTTCGCGGGCGAGGGGAGCGGGCCCTTCGACATTGTCGGTGACGGGGTCGTGGCCGTGGAGGGCGAGCGCATCATCTACGCCGGACCGGCCTCGGGCCTGGATCCCAGCTGGCAGCCCACCCGGCGCATCGACGCGCGGGGGAAGATCGTCCTGCCGGGCCTGGTGAACGCCCACACCCACCACGCCATGTCCCTGTTGAGGGGGTACGCCGACGACGTGCCCCTCATGCCCTGGCTGGAGGAACACATCTGGCCGGCCGAAGCCCACCTGACCGGTGACGACGTCTACTGGGGCACCCTGCTGGCCATCGCCGAATCGCTGCTGGCCGGTGTCACCACCTTCGCCGACATGTATTTCTTCATGGACCGGGTGGCGCAGGCCGTGCTGGAGACGGGGGTGCGGGCCCACCTCTCCCGCGGCCTGATCGGCGTCGCGCCGGGGTCGGACCGGGCCCTGGAGGAAGGCAAGGCGCTGGTCAGCGGCTTCCATGGCGCGGGGGACGGCCGCATCCGCTGCGCCCTGGCGCCCCATGCGCCCTACACCTGCCCGCCGCCCTACGTGGCGCGGGTGCTGGAGGCCGCGGCGGCCCTGGGCTGCCCCATCCACACCCACCTGGCCGAGACCCGGGCGGAGGTCGAGCAGATCCGCGCCCAGTACGGCAAGAGCCCGATCCAGCACTTCGCCGAGCTGGGCGTGTTCCAGCACGAGACCCTGGCGGCCCACTGCGTCCACCTGGACGAGGCCGACATCGCCCTGCTGGCGGAACACCGGGTGGGCGTCGCCCACAACCCCATCTCCAACTGCAAGCTGGCCAGCGGCATCGCCCCGGTACCGGAGCTGCTGGCGGCGGGGGTGACGGTGGGCCTGGCCTCCGACGGAGCCGCCAGCACCAACCACCTGGACCTGTTCGAAGAGATGCGCCTGGCCGCCAACCTGCAAAAGGTGAGCCGCTACGACGCCACGGCCCTGCCGGCCTGGCAGGTGCTGCGCCTGGCCACCGTGGGCGGCGCCCGGGCGCTGGGCTTCGATCGCCTGGGCTGCCTGGCGCCGGGTTACCTGGCCGACATCGTGATCCTCGACCTGCGGGCGCCCCACCTGTGGCCGCGGCACGATCTGACCAGCCTGGTGGTGTACTCGGCCAAGGCCGCCGACGTGGACACGGTGCTGGTCCACGGCAAGGTGCTGGTGGACGGCGGCGAGCTGCTCACCATCGACCTGGAACGGGTGGAACACGAGACCCAGCAGCGGGCCGAGCGGCTGGCCCGCCTCGGGCGGGCCGCCCGGACGGGCCCGGCCGACGAGAACCCGCCCGCGCCAGCCGGGGAGGCGGCGGACCCGTCACCCCGGGGCGGTGCCGCGCAGTGACCGTGGTCAGTAGCCGCGGGCCTTGTCGACCACGTTGCGCAGGGGCCGGCCCTGGCGGAACCGCCGCAGGTTGTCGAGGAAGAGCTCCAGCGCCGCCCCGGTGTAATCCCGCATGGCGCCGGCGTTGTGGGGGGTGATGAGGACGTTGTCCAGCCCCCAGAGCGGGTGATGGGGCGGCAGCGGCTCCTCGGCGAAGACGTCCAGGCCGGCCCCGGCGATCCGCCGCGCCCGCAGCGCCTCCACCAGGGCCTCCTCGTCCACCACGGCGCCCCGGGCGATGTTGATGAGGAACGCGTCGGGCCGCATGGCGGCCAGTTCGTCCCGGCCGATCAGGTGGCGGGTCTCGGCCGTCAGCGCCGCGCTGACCACCACCCACTGGGCCGGCTCCAGGATGCGCCGGATCTCGCCCGGTCCCACCACCAGCTCGATGCCTTCCTCGGGCTCGGGGTTGCGGCGGCAGGCCAGCACGCGCATGCCAAAGGCCCTGGCGCGGCGGGCCACCTCCCGGCCGATGGCTCCCAGGCCGACCACGGCCAGGGTCTCGCCCGCCAGCTCCCGGGTAGGCAGGCGGCGCCACTGGGCCCGCCGCTGCTGGTCCAGGTAGCCGGGCAGGTTCCGGGCCCACGCCAGCATGAACATGAAGACGTGGTCGGCGATGGTGGCGGCATGCATCCCCCGGGCGTTGGTCAGGATCACCGGGTGGTCCCGCAGCTGGGGCACGGCCGCCAGCATGGCGTCGACCCCCGCGTAGGCACACTGGATCCAGCGCAGGTTGCGCGCCGCGGCCAGCCGTTCCGGCGTCAGCTCCCGCCCGAAGAGGAACGCCACGCTGGCCACGGCAAAAGCCCGGTCGAGCTCTTCCGGAGGAACCCGGCCGGCGAGGAGGCGGAGCCGGGCCTCGGGGACCTCTGCGGCCAGCCGCTGGGCCTGGGCGGGGGTCAGGGGCACGGTACATAGAATTTCGATGGTCACGGCAGATCGACCTCCCACAGCCACGGGGTTCCGCCCTGGTGATTCCCCACGGCCCGGCCGGTTCCTCGTGGCCGGCCGCACCGGGGTCTCGGGATCCCTGCGACCGGCCGGGCGGGGAAGGCCGGCGTCCCCCGCCACCCCACCGCGGCGGCGGGCGGCATCCGCCGCGGCCCCAGGCCGGCAGGCTGCGGCCCGTGGCCCAGGGATGGAGGCCCGTGGCCCAGGGGCGACGAAGGAGGCCGGGAATGGGCATCACCCTCTACCTGATCCGCCATGGTGAAACGGACTGGAACCGGGCCGGCGTCTACCAGGGCCAGAAGGATACCGCCCTCTCCCCGCGGGGGCGCCAGCAGGCCCGCGCCCTGGGGCGGCGCTTCGCCCACCACCCCCTGGACCTGGTGCTGGCCAGCGACCTGAAACGGGCGGTCGAAACCGCCCGGGCCGTGGCCGGCAGCCGCCGGCCGCCCGTTCCTCTGGAGACGGACCCGCGCCTGCGGGAGATGAACTTCGGCGCCTGGGAAGGGCTGGCGGCGGCCGAGATCCGCGCCCGTTACGCCGACGACTATGCCGCGTATCAGGCCGATCCCTTCGAAGGGCGCCCCACCGGTGGCGAAACCTTCCGGGAGCTGGGCGAGCGGGCCTGGGACGCCGTGGACGAGCGTCTCCGGCGCCCTGGTCTCCGGCGGCTGGCCGTGGTGGCCCACGGGGGTACCGTCAAGGCGCTGCTCTGCCGCCTGCTGGAGCTGCCACCGGCCATGCGGACCCGGATGCTGATCGACAACACCGGCGTGACGGCGGTCGAGCTGCGGGAGGGGCGGCCCCCCCTGCTGCGGTATCTCAACGATACCTGTCACCTGCGCCGCCCCGGCTCCTTGCGGCCGGAAGAAGCCTAGGGCGGGAGGCGGGTCGCGCCGCATCGGGGCGGAAGGGGAGGGGGCGCCTTGGACGGCACCAGCCCGGCTCCGGGCCTTGAGGACGAATCCTGCCCGGCGGGTGGCACCCGCCCGGCGGAGAGCGCGCAACCAGGCAGCGGCACCCACCAGGCGGGGCTCGCCGGGGCTCTCCCCGTCACCCGCGCGGCGGGAGCGCCGGCGGGTGGGCCGGAAGCGGGCCCGGGCCCGGAGGCGGCACCAGGACCCGGAACCCGGGCCGGTCAGCCCCCGGGCACCTCTCCGCCGGAGGAGGAACCCGAGGGACCTGCAGGTCCCGGGGCTTCTCCATCCGCGCCGGGTTCACCCCCGGGCGGCGGGTCCCCGTCCCTGGCCGCCCTGGTGGAGGCGGCCTTCCGCCCCGGCGGCCTGCTGGAGCGGCTGGTACCGGGCTACCAGTACCGCCCTGGCCAGGTGGAGATGGCGCTGGAGGTGGCCGCCGCCCTGGAGGAGGGACGCCACCTGGCGGTGGAGGCGGCGACGGGCATCGGCAAGAGCCTGGCCTACCTGATCCCTGCCGCCCTCTGGGCCCACCGCCACCGCACCCGGGTGGTGATCGCCACCCATACCGTGGCCCTTCAGGACCAGCTGCGGGCGCGCGACCTGCCGGTGGTGGAGCGGCTGGTGCCCGTTACGACCGCCGTGCTCAAGGGCTTTGGCCAGTATGCCTGCCGCCTGCAGGCCGCGGCGGTTCTGGACGAACTGGCCGCCGGCCGCCCGGTGCTGTGGTCCGCCGCCGGGGGACGCGGCACCCCGGACGAGAGGGGGGTGGGCGGCGCCGCTCCAGAAACGGCGGCCGGCGGCGCGGCGCCGGACCCCGAGGTCACGGGCCCGGGCATCGTCCCCGAAGCCCTCGCGGCGACCGCCGCGGGCGATCCCGCCCGCGCCCTGGCCCACTGGCTTGAGTCCACCGCCACCGGCGAGCTGTCCGAACTGGCCCATCCCGTCCTGGGCCGCCTGGCCCCGCGCCTCGGCGTGGACGCCGGCTCCTGCCTGGGTGCAGCCTGCCCGGCGGCCCGGAGCTGCTTCCCCCTGATGGCCCGGGAGAACGCGCAGAAGGCCGCCCTCATCGTCACCAACCACGCCCTGCTCCTGGCCGACTGGGCGGCCGGGGGCCGCCTCCTCCCCGCCTGCGACGCCCTGATCCTGGATGAAGCCCATCATCTGGAGGACGTGGCCGCCCAGCAGCTGGGCTGCCGGCTGAACCCCGCCGAGCTGCTTCGCGTGCTGGGAACCGCAGCCCCGTCCCGGCGTCCTGCGGCGGGCTTCGCCCCAGCGGGCGCCGGGGACGGGAGGCCGCGGCGGGAGGCGCCCGGCGGCCCGTTCTCCGCGGATCAGGCCGTTCCGGCCGCGGGTGGCCAGGGGGTCCCGCCCTCCACCAGCGGCGGCCACGACCTTCCCGCACGGGTTGCCCGCGCCCGCGCCGCGCTGGAAGGGCTGGCCACGGCGCTGGAGGCGGCGGCCGCCACCGCCGGTGGCGGTGCGGCCCGGCTGCCGCAGGATTGGAGGGAGGGGCGGGGCTCGCCCCTTCACCGGCAGCTGGCCCGGGCCCTGGCGGAGGCGGCAGAGAGCCTGCCCGCCCTGGCCGAAGCCCTGGACCGCCAGCCCCCGCCCGTGGAAGAGCGGGCCTATCTGGCCTTCCGGCGCCTGCGGCAGCGGGTTCAGGAGGCCGTGGCGGCCGTGGCGCGGCTGCAGGAGGCGGACGGGCTGTGCACCTGGGTGGAAGCCCATCCTGCCGGCCCCCGGTTGAGTGCGGCCCCTGTGGTGGCTGCCGCGGATCTGGAGCCCCTGTTCGCCAGCGTCCCGGCGGTGCTGGCCTCGGCTACCCTGCCCCGGGACGACCACTGGCTCCGGCGCCTGGGCATCGCGGGGGCCCGCCGCCGGTTCATCCCGTCACCCTTCGACTTCCCCCGCCAGGCGCTGCTGGCGGTGGTGACCGACGCGCCGCGCCCGCCCAGCCACCGCGACGAAGTCTACGCCGGGGAGCTGGCCCGCCGGCTGCTGCCCCTGATTGCCGCCATCCCCGGCGGCGTGCTGGTCCTGTTCACGGCCCGGTGGGCCCTTGAAGCCGTAGGGGAGCAGCTGCGGCCGGCCCTCCGCGCCCTGGGCCGGCGGCCCGCGCTGCAGGACCGCGACGGGCCCCGCGGCCGGCTGGTGGCGGCCCTGGCGGGCGGCCGGGTGGACGTGCTGATGGGGGTCGACAGCCTCTGGGAGGGAATCGACGTCCCCGGCCGGCGGCTGGAGGGGGTGATCCTCACCCGCCTGCCTTTCGACCCGCCGGGAGACCCCCTGACGGCAGCCCGCTGCGACGTCATCGCCGCCGCCGGGGGCTCGGCCTTCTTCCAGTATCAGCTGCCGCGCGCAGCCGTCAGATTAAAGCAGGGCTTTGGACGCTTGATCCGAGGCCCGGCGGACCGGGGCGTGGTGGTGGTCCTGGACCCGCGCCTGGCGCCGGGTTCCTCCCGGTACGCGACCCTGCTGC is a genomic window containing:
- a CDS encoding ATP-dependent DNA helicase, with the protein product MDGTSPAPGLEDESCPAGGTRPAESAQPGSGTHQAGLAGALPVTRAAGAPAGGPEAGPGPEAAPGPGTRAGQPPGTSPPEEEPEGPAGPGASPSAPGSPPGGGSPSLAALVEAAFRPGGLLERLVPGYQYRPGQVEMALEVAAALEEGRHLAVEAATGIGKSLAYLIPAALWAHRHRTRVVIATHTVALQDQLRARDLPVVERLVPVTTAVLKGFGQYACRLQAAAVLDELAAGRPVLWSAAGGRGTPDERGVGGAAPETAAGGAAPDPEVTGPGIVPEALAATAAGDPARALAHWLESTATGELSELAHPVLGRLAPRLGVDAGSCLGAACPAARSCFPLMARENAQKAALIVTNHALLLADWAAGGRLLPACDALILDEAHHLEDVAAQQLGCRLNPAELLRVLGTAAPSRRPAAGFAPAGAGDGRPRREAPGGPFSADQAVPAAGGQGVPPSTSGGHDLPARVARARAALEGLATALEAAAATAGGGAARLPQDWREGRGSPLHRQLARALAEAAESLPALAEALDRQPPPVEERAYLAFRRLRQRVQEAVAAVARLQEADGLCTWVEAHPAGPRLSAAPVVAAADLEPLFASVPAVLASATLPRDDHWLRRLGIAGARRRFIPSPFDFPRQALLAVVTDAPRPPSHRDEVYAGELARRLLPLIAAIPGGVLVLFTARWALEAVGEQLRPALRALGRRPALQDRDGPRGRLVAALAGGRVDVLMGVDSLWEGIDVPGRRLEGVILTRLPFDPPGDPLTAARCDVIAAAGGSAFFQYQLPRAAVRLKQGFGRLIRGPADRGVVVVLDPRLAPGSSRYATLLLDSLPPAARWVGPASEAVQVVGRWFTRAGRAGDGDHGPG
- a CDS encoding histidine phosphatase family protein — encoded protein: MGITLYLIRHGETDWNRAGVYQGQKDTALSPRGRQQARALGRRFAHHPLDLVLASDLKRAVETARAVAGSRRPPVPLETDPRLREMNFGAWEGLAAAEIRARYADDYAAYQADPFEGRPTGGETFRELGERAWDAVDERLRRPGLRRLAVVAHGGTVKALLCRLLELPPAMRTRMLIDNTGVTAVELREGRPPLLRYLNDTCHLRRPGSLRPEEA
- a CDS encoding amidohydrolase; amino-acid sequence: MPSRVLIEGGWVFAGEGSGPFDIVGDGVVAVEGERIIYAGPASGLDPSWQPTRRIDARGKIVLPGLVNAHTHHAMSLLRGYADDVPLMPWLEEHIWPAEAHLTGDDVYWGTLLAIAESLLAGVTTFADMYFFMDRVAQAVLETGVRAHLSRGLIGVAPGSDRALEEGKALVSGFHGAGDGRIRCALAPHAPYTCPPPYVARVLEAAAALGCPIHTHLAETRAEVEQIRAQYGKSPIQHFAELGVFQHETLAAHCVHLDEADIALLAEHRVGVAHNPISNCKLASGIAPVPELLAAGVTVGLASDGAASTNHLDLFEEMRLAANLQKVSRYDATALPAWQVLRLATVGGARALGFDRLGCLAPGYLADIVILDLRAPHLWPRHDLTSLVVYSAKAADVDTVLVHGKVLVDGGELLTIDLERVEHETQQRAERLARLGRAARTGPADENPPAPAGEAADPSPRGGAAQ
- a CDS encoding D-2-hydroxyacid dehydrogenase, whose product is MTIEILCTVPLTPAQAQRLAAEVPEARLRLLAGRVPPEELDRAFAVASVAFLFGRELTPERLAAARNLRWIQCAYAGVDAMLAAVPQLRDHPVILTNARGMHAATIADHVFMFMLAWARNLPGYLDQQRRAQWRRLPTRELAGETLAVVGLGAIGREVARRARAFGMRVLACRRNPEPEEGIELVVGPGEIRRILEPAQWVVVSAALTAETRHLIGRDELAAMRPDAFLINIARGAVVDEEALVEALRARRIAGAGLDVFAEEPLPPHHPLWGLDNVLITPHNAGAMRDYTGAALELFLDNLRRFRQGRPLRNVVDKARGY